From one Mesoplodon densirostris isolate mMesDen1 chromosome 19, mMesDen1 primary haplotype, whole genome shotgun sequence genomic stretch:
- the SIGLEC11 gene encoding sialic acid-binding Ig-like lectin 11, whose amino-acid sequence MDRLLLLLPLLREGSLQQDPWYQLQVQESVTVQEGLCVLVPCTVSYPSLGPTDSTPIYGEWFRKGDRPSQMDLAMATNNPGRGVKKKRKIPFHLLGDPGANNCSLGITDARKGDSGNYYFQLMRGDVKHSYKNNLFVVNVTGGPSGVWLLPLSSPALTQTPDIYIKEPLESGSSSHVTCSVPGACDLATPPTISWTGAALRPPGLDSKGAYNSSEILLTPGPQDHGTNLTCRVTFRRAGVSTERTVTLNVSYAPQNLTISISRGNGTELKYLGNGSSLPILEGESLRLACVADSNPPATLSWSQGSRTLSPSHPLNPGVLQVPRVVSGHEGEFTCRAQHPQGSLWTSVHLSVQNAPQLLGPSCSQEDEGLHCDCSSRAQPAPSLRWRLGEGLLEGNFSNASFKVTSNSAGPWANSSLSLREGLSSGLRLSCEALNVHGAQSATVLLLPGKPKLGGEFVLGAVGGAGIAGLLSLCSCLIFFTVKTFRKVPGEKDEPSMLGLTSQGYQHECPPGSPRDLPPPVVAAPTSGEEQELHYASLGFYTLRPWEPQDQEAASTTEYAEIKIHK is encoded by the exons ATGGAcaggttgctgctgctgctgcccctgcTACGGGAGG GGTCCCTGCAGCAGGATCCGTGGTACCAGCTGCAAGTGCAGGAATCGGtgacagtgcaggagggtttgtGTGTCCTTGTGCCCTGCACCGTCTCCTATCCCTCACTTGGCCCGACCGACTCTACACCCATTTATGGTGAATGGTTCCGGAAAGGGGATAGACCATCCCAAATGGATCTTGCCATGGCCACAAACAACCCAGGCAGGGgagtaaaaaagaagagaaaaatcccaTTCCACCTCCTCGGGGACCCTGGGGCAAACAACTGCTCCCTGGGCATCACAGACGCCCGGAAGGGGGACAGTGGAAACTATTATTTTCAGCTGATGAGAGGTGATGTGAAACATAGTTACAAAAATAACCTGTTCGTTGTGAACGTGACAG GGGGCCCCTCTGGGGTCtggcttctccctctctcctctccagcgCTGACACAGACCCCCGATATCTACATCAAGGAGCCCCTGGAATCCGGCTCTAGCAGCCACGTGACGTGCTCCGTGCCAGGGGCCTGTGACCTGGCCACGCCGCCCACCatctcctggaccggggctgcCCTCCGCCCCCCGGGACTGGACTCGAAGGGGGCCTATAACTCCTCGGAGATCCTGCTCACTCCCGGCCCGCAGGACCACGGCACCAACCTCACCTGCCGGGTGACCTTCCGCAGGGCTGGCGTGAGCACGGAGAGGACCGTCACGCTCAACGTGTCCT ACGCCCCCCAGAACCTGACCATCAGCATCTCCCGAGGAAATGGCACAG agcTGAAATACCTGGGGAATGGCTCATCTCTTCCCATCCTGGAAGGAGAATCTCTGCGCCTGGCCTGTGTCGCCGACAGCAACCCCCCAGCCACACTGAGCTGGTCCCAGGGGAGCCGGACCCTGAGCCCCTCACATCCCTTGAACCCCGGGGTCCTGCAGGTGCCCCGGGTGGTGTCGGGCCATGAAGGCGAATTCACCTGCCGAGCTCAGCATCCTCAGGGCTCCCTGTGGACCTCCGTGCATCTCTCCGTGCAGA ACGCACCGCAGCTGCTGGGACCCTCCTGCTCCCAGGAGGATGAGGGCCTGCACTGCGACTGTTCCTCCCGAGCTCAGCCGGCCCCCTCCCTGCGctggcggctgggggaggggctgctggaggGGAATTTCAGCAACGCCTCCTTCAAGGTCACCTCCAACTCGGCTGGGCCCTGGGCCAACAGCTCCCTGAGCCTCCGCGAGGGGCTAAGCTCTGGCCTCAGACTCAGCTGCGAGGCCCTGAACGTCCACGGGGCCCAGAGCGCCACTGTCCTGCTGCTGCCAG ggaagcccaagcttggAGGAGAATTCGTTCTGGGGGCCGTGGGAGGAGCCGGCATCGCTGGCCTGCTCAGTCTGTGTTCCTGCCTCATCTTCTTCAC AGTGAAGACCTTCAGGAAGGTACCCGGTGAGAAGGATGAGCCCTCCATGCTGGGTCTTACCTCCCAG GGTTACCAGCATGAGTGTCCTCCAGGCAGCCCCCGGGACCTCCCCCCACCAGTGGTGGCCGCCCCCACCTCTGGGGAGGAACAGGAGCTCCATTACGCCTCCCTCGGTTTCTACACACTGAGGCCCTGGGAGCCTCAGGACCAGGAGGCTGCCAGCACCACCGAATATGCTGAGATCAAGATCCATAAATGA
- the ATF5 gene encoding cyclic AMP-dependent transcription factor ATF-5, whose product MSLLATLGLELDRTLLPASGLGWLVDYGKLPLAPAPLGPYEVLGGALEGGLPGGGEPLAGDGFSDWMTERVDFTALLPLEPPLPSGALPPPSPPPPDLEAMASLLKKELEQMEDFFLDAPLLPPSSPPPTQPAPAPSLSLPLPLPTFDLPPPPAPDTLDLLAIYCRSEAAQGNSGLAPPLSPPQQPPSPPPQPSRPTPYPNPAATRGDRKQKKRDQNKSAALRYRQRKRAEGEALEGECQGLEARNRELRERAESVEREIQYVKDLLIEVYKARSQRTRPS is encoded by the exons ATGTCACTCCTGGCGaccctggggctggagctggacaGGACCCTGCTCCCAGCTAGCGGGCTGGGCTGGCTCGTAGACTATGGGAAACTCcccctggcccctgccccccTGGGCCCCTATGAGGTCCTTGGGGGAGCCCTGGAGGGCGGGCTTCCAGGGGGGGGAGAGCCCCTGGCAG GCGATGGCTTCTCTGACTGGATGACCGAGCGGGTGGACTTTACAGCCCTCCTCCCTCTGGAGCCCCCCTTGCCCTCAggtgccctccccccaccttccccacccccacctgacCTGGAAGCTATGGCCTCCCTCCTCAAGAAGGAGCTGGAGCAGATGGAAGACTTCTTCCTTGACGCCCCACTCCTCCCACCATCCTCCCCACCTCCGACACAGCCAGCACCggcaccctccctctccctccccctccccctgcctacCTTtgacctccccccgcccccggccccggaCACCCTCGACTTGCTGGCTATCTACTGCCGCAGTGAGGCCGCGCAGGGGAACTCGGGGTTGGCGCCCCCCCTGTCCCCGCCACAGCaacccccttctcctccccctcaaccctcccgccccaccccctaccccaatCCTGCCGCCACCCGAGGGGACCGCAAGCAAAAGAAGAGAGACCAGAACAAGTCAGCAGCTCTGAGGTACCGCCAGAGGAAGCGTGCAGAGGGCGAGGCCCTGGAGGGCgagtgccaggggctggaggcccGGAACCGGGAGCTGAGGGAGAGGGCTGAGTCGGTGGAGCGGGAGATCCAGTACGTCAAGGATCTGCTCATCGAAGTGTACAAGGCTCGAAGCCAGAGGACCCGGCCCAGCTAG